A genomic stretch from Styela clava chromosome 5, kaStyClav1.hap1.2, whole genome shotgun sequence includes:
- the LOC120344457 gene encoding aurora kinase C-like translates to MNGPKSHLSPSCMRPPLRPVNSAAPERRSVRNVQQKKHWSLDNFDIGKPLGKGKFGNVYLAREKESKFVVALKVLFKSQLIKSNVEHQLRREVEIQAHLRHPHILKLYGYFHDEKRVYLILEFAARGEMYKELTKKGRFSETDTATYIAELADALNYCHGKNVIHRDIKPENLLMGLRGELKIGDFGWSVHAPSSRRQTLCGTLDYLPPEMVEAKPHDETVDLWSLGVLCYEFLVGKPPFESASNEDTYRRIRNCQYDFPSHVSEGARDLIRRLLRYIPHQRLSLKGVMNHPWIKENARVHKFGPDGVPIK, encoded by the exons ccAAGCTGCATGAGACCTCCGCTACGACCAGTAAATTCCGCAGCTCCAGAAAGAAGAAGTGTCCGTAATGTCCAACAAAAGAA GCATTGGTCTTTGGATAACTTTGATATTGGTAAACCTCTTGGCAAGGGCAAGTTTGGAAATGTATATCTGGCAAGGGAAAAGGAGAGCAAATTCGTTGTGGCATTAAAG GTGTTGTTTAAGTCGCAACTGATCAAAAGCAATGTTGAACATCAGCTTAGACGAGAGGTTGAAATACAAGCTCATCTCAG GCATCCTCATATTCTCAAATTATATGGCTACTTCCATGATGAGAAGAGAGTGTATCTGATCCTAGAATTTGCTGCCCGGGGGGAAATGTACAAAGAACTGACAAAAAAGGGAAGATTTTCGGAGACTGACACTGCAACA tacATTGCAGAATTGGCAGATGCTCTGAATTATTGCCATGGCAAAAATGTCATACATAGGGATATCAAGCCGGAAAATCTACTGATGGGTTTGCGAGGGGAACTCAAAATTGGAGATTTTGGCTGGTCTGTTCATGCACCTTCTTCCAG GAGGCAAACTCTTTGTGGTACATTGGACTATTTACCACCAGAGATGGTTGAAGCAAAGCCACATGATGAGACTGTAGACTTATGGTCCCTTGGTGTTCTCTGCTACGAATTTTTGGTTGGGAAACCGCCATTTGAATCTGCTTCGAATGAAGATACTTATAGAAGAATCCGAAAT TGCCAGTATGATTTCCCTTCTCATGTCTCTGAAGGAGCAAGAGATTTAATTCGaagattactgcgatatattCCACACCAGCGATTGTCACTGAAGGGTGTAATGAATCATCCATGGATCAAAGAAAATGCAAGAGTGCATAAGTTTGGCCCTGATGGTGTCCCTATAAAATAA